A stretch of DNA from Mycobacterium senriense:
TCGTCGACCGCTACGGCGACCAGATCGCGCCGGAGCACCGCGTGGTGTGTGAACGCCTGGTGGCCGCGTTCGACGGCTACCTGGCCCAGGACGCGGAGGTGTCCGAGCGGGGCCGCCTCCAGGGCCTGGTGCACGGCGACTACCGCCTGGACAACATGCTGTTCGGTACCGACGGCGCCGATCGCGCGCTGACGGTGGTCGATTGGCAGACCGTGTCGTGGGGTCCGGCCCTGACCGACCTCGCCTACTTCCTCGGTGGCGCGCTGCCCACCGAGGACCGCAGGCAGCACTACGACGCGCTGCTGCGCGCCTACCATGAGGCGCTGGGTCCGCGGGCACCACTCACCCTGGCCGACGTCGCCGACGGGGTGCGCCGGCAGAGCTTCTTCGGCGTGATGATGGCGATCGTCTCGCCCATGCTGGTCGAGCGCACCGACCGCGGCGACCGGATGTTCATGACGATGCTGCAACGGCACTGCGACCATGTGCTCGACACCGACGCGCTGTCGACGCTGCCCGCGCCGGTCGCGCCCGAGCCGTTGCAGCCGTCGGACGAGGACGAACTCGCCCACGAACCCACCGCCGAACCGCTGTGGAGCGAGAGCTGGTACGCCGACTTCGCCGACGCTGCACAGGGTTTGGGCGGCTGGTTCCGCCTCGGCCGGGTGGTCAATGAGCAGACCGCCTGGGTGCACGTGCTGTTGTGCGGCCCCGACATGCCGACCGTGGCCGTCGACGCGCAGGTGCCGCTGCCGTCTGACCCGTGGGCGGTGCACACCGAGGACTTCGAGCTCGGCCATTCCGCCGAGGTACCGCTGCAGACCTACCGCGTTGACGTGCGGGCGCTGGGCCAGACCTACGCCGATCCGTCCGCGTTGTTGCGCGGCGAGCCCGGAACGCCGGTCGCTACGAACATGAACCTGGTGTGGGCCACCGACGGCACGCCGTACAAGTACGGGCTGACGACGCGTTATGAGATTCCGTGCACCGTCTCGGGCACCGTCACGATCGACGACACCGAATACCGGGTGGAATCCGTTCCGGGACAACGTGATCACTCATGGGGCGTGCGCGATTGGTGGGGCATGGACTGGATCTGGAGCGCGCTGCACCTGGACGACGGCACCCACCTGCACGGTGTGAACATCCGGATACCCGGGGCGCCCGCGTTCAGCATCGGCTACGAACAGGGCGCCGACGGCAAGGTCACCGAGCTGCAGAGCGTTGATTCGCGAGAGTCGTTCGCCGACAACGGGTTACCGCTTGACGCGACTTTGCGGCTCACTCCGGCGGAGATCACCGCGGACGTGAACGTGCGCGGTCAGGCGCCGGTCCGGCTCGTCGCGACGGACGGGCGGGTCAGCCAGTTTCCCCGCGTCTGGGCCGCGATCAGCACGGCCGACGGGCGCAGCGGTGTGGGTTGGCTGGAATGGAACCGCAACCTCGGCGACCACACGTAGGTGAACGGATCGGCCCCCGTCGTGGTGATGGGCGTCTCCGGATCGGGCAAGTCGACGGTGGGGGCGGCGCTCGCGCAGCGCTTGCGGGTCCCATTCGTCGACGCCGACACCCTGCACCCGGCCGCCAACATCGCCAAAATGGCGGCCGGCGAACCGCTCGACGACGGTGACCGCTATCCCTGGTTGGAGCGGGTCGGTGACTGGTTGGCGGCCCACCGCGACGGCGGCGTCGTGAGCTGTTCGGCGCTGAAGCGGAAATACCGCGACCAGTTGCGCACGCACTGCCCGGGCGTGGAGTTCCTGCACCTCTCGGGCTCGGCGGAGCTGATCGGCGGCCGGCTGGCGACCCGGACCGATCACTTCATGCCGGCCGCGCTGCTGCGCTCGCAATTGGACACGCTGGAACCCCTCGGTCCCGACGAGGCCGGCATGACCGTCGACGTCGGCCCCGGCGTCGACGCGATCGTGGATACCGTCGTGCAGGCTCGCAGGTAGCCGGGGCGGGCCCACCGTGTAGCATTATGCTACAGCTTGTAACGGAGTGTTGCATTGGAGGAAGCCATGGCCGAGGCTCTCGATCGTGTCACGCGGGTCGCATCCGACCTGATGGACAGCGCGGCGGCTGAGGGTGCCCGGCAGAGCCGTTCGGCCAAGCAGCAACTCGACCACTGGGCTCGGGTCGGACGCGCGGTGTCCAGCCAGCACACCGCCTCGCGGCGACGGGTGGAAGCCGCCCTCGCCGGCCAGGTCCCGACCAGCGAGCTCACCGTCGAGGAGGGCGTGGTGTTCAACGCCGAGATCTCCGCGGCCATCGAGGAAAGCCTGGCGCGCACCAACTACGGGGCGACGCTGGCCGGGCAGGGCGTCACCACGGTGGCCCTCAACGACGACGGCGAGATCGTCGAGCACCGCCCCGACGGCGCCGCGGTGGTGCTCGCGGGTAGGCGCTGACCCGGCGATTGTCGGCGGTTCGGCGGCCCGATGGATCGACTTGACCTGGTAGTCGGGCCGAACGGTGCCGGAAAATCCACCTTCATCGCGTTCACCCTGGCGCCGCTGTTGCCGGGAAGCCTGGTGGTCAACGCCGACGAGATCGCGAGGCAACGCTGGCCGGAGGATCCGGCCTCGCACTCCTACGACGCCGCGCGCATCGCGGCAGACACCCGCGCCAAGCTGATCGAACTGGGTCGGTCCTTCATCGCCGAGACGGTATTTTCCCATCCGTCCAAGTTGGACCTCATCCACACCGCACGCCTCGCGCGCTTCACCGTCGTGCTGCATGTGCTGCTCATCCCGGAAGACCTTGCGGTGGAACGCGTCCGGCATCGCGTGCGGGCCGGCGGTCATGACGTGCCGGAAGTCAAGATCCGCGAGCGCCACCGCCGGTTGTGGACGCCGGTCGCCGACGCCATCGCCTTGTCTGACCTCGCGACGGTCTACGACAACAGCCGGCTGCGCGGCCCGCGCATCGTT
This window harbors:
- a CDS encoding AAA family ATPase, which codes for MDRLDLVVGPNGAGKSTFIAFTLAPLLPGSLVVNADEIARQRWPEDPASHSYDAARIAADTRAKLIELGRSFIAETVFSHPSKLDLIHTARLARFTVVLHVLLIPEDLAVERVRHRVRAGGHDVPEVKIRERHRRLWTPVADAIALSDLATVYDNSRLRGPRIVARLSGGLTIGAPDWPTFTPENLRARWPG
- a CDS encoding phosphotransferase, whose translation is MHAETEQVIERPSDLTASWLAAVIGTGPIADFSVERIGTGQMSECYRVRLSYAGGPSEGPESVVLKVAATDPVSRQTGLALGLYEREVRFYGDIAPRLGGPIAPCYHAAVDTSTGVFDLLLGDAGPAVVGDEIAGATVEQARLGAVELGRLHGPLLGDASLAEALWLNREPPLNQAMITPLYAGFVDRYGDQIAPEHRVVCERLVAAFDGYLAQDAEVSERGRLQGLVHGDYRLDNMLFGTDGADRALTVVDWQTVSWGPALTDLAYFLGGALPTEDRRQHYDALLRAYHEALGPRAPLTLADVADGVRRQSFFGVMMAIVSPMLVERTDRGDRMFMTMLQRHCDHVLDTDALSTLPAPVAPEPLQPSDEDELAHEPTAEPLWSESWYADFADAAQGLGGWFRLGRVVNEQTAWVHVLLCGPDMPTVAVDAQVPLPSDPWAVHTEDFELGHSAEVPLQTYRVDVRALGQTYADPSALLRGEPGTPVATNMNLVWATDGTPYKYGLTTRYEIPCTVSGTVTIDDTEYRVESVPGQRDHSWGVRDWWGMDWIWSALHLDDGTHLHGVNIRIPGAPAFSIGYEQGADGKVTELQSVDSRESFADNGLPLDATLRLTPAEITADVNVRGQAPVRLVATDGRVSQFPRVWAAISTADGRSGVGWLEWNRNLGDHT
- a CDS encoding gluconokinase, yielding MNGSAPVVVMGVSGSGKSTVGAALAQRLRVPFVDADTLHPAANIAKMAAGEPLDDGDRYPWLERVGDWLAAHRDGGVVSCSALKRKYRDQLRTHCPGVEFLHLSGSAELIGGRLATRTDHFMPAALLRSQLDTLEPLGPDEAGMTVDVGPGVDAIVDTVVQARR
- a CDS encoding ParD-like family protein, giving the protein MAEALDRVTRVASDLMDSAAAEGARQSRSAKQQLDHWARVGRAVSSQHTASRRRVEAALAGQVPTSELTVEEGVVFNAEISAAIEESLARTNYGATLAGQGVTTVALNDDGEIVEHRPDGAAVVLAGRR